One region of Planifilum fulgidum genomic DNA includes:
- a CDS encoding UvrB/UvrC motif-containing protein — MLCEECGKRMATLHFTKIINGEKTEYHLCEVCAKEKGEKFTGLDTGFSFQDLLSGLLNPDLSQGNRPEWVQSTGLRCPTCGLTYGQFAKMGRFGCMDCYRTFKDRLDPLFRRVHGHTSHRGKVPERTGGKLKIHREIERLKEELSRRVQAEEFEEAARLRDRIRELQGKLESQGG, encoded by the coding sequence ATGTTATGCGAAGAGTGCGGCAAGCGGATGGCCACCCTGCATTTCACGAAAATCATCAACGGCGAGAAGACGGAGTATCACCTGTGTGAAGTGTGCGCCAAGGAAAAAGGGGAGAAATTTACCGGTCTGGACACCGGATTCAGCTTTCAGGATTTGTTGTCGGGTCTTCTCAATCCCGACCTCTCCCAGGGGAACCGGCCGGAATGGGTTCAGTCCACCGGACTTCGCTGTCCGACGTGCGGTCTGACCTACGGGCAATTTGCCAAGATGGGCCGTTTTGGATGCATGGATTGTTACCGGACCTTCAAGGATCGGCTGGATCCCCTGTTCCGCCGGGTTCACGGGCACACCTCCCATCGGGGGAAGGTTCCGGAGCGAACCGGTGGAAAGTTGAAGATCCATCGGGAGATCGAGCGGCTCAAGGAGGAACTTTCCCGGCGCGTTCAAGCCGAGGAATTTGAGGAAGCGGCCCGCCTGCGCGACCGGATTCGGGAACTGCAGGGAAAACTGGAAAGTCAGGGAGGTTGA
- a CDS encoding CtsR family transcriptional regulator: protein MPSISDIIEHHLKKILDQSRSGIIEIKRSELADRFQCVPSQINYVISTRFTVEKGYIVESKRGGGGYIRIRRVRLASPGSVYDVLLRQIGESISQSQAEDIIDRLREEELMTPREARLMRRIIARDVMQLPVPLRDQVRARIMRAMVTILFAGKGE, encoded by the coding sequence ATGCCCAGCATTTCGGATATCATCGAGCACCACTTGAAGAAGATCCTCGACCAGAGCCGGTCCGGGATCATCGAGATCAAGCGGAGCGAGCTGGCGGACCGGTTTCAGTGCGTTCCTTCGCAGATCAACTATGTGATTAGCACCCGTTTTACAGTGGAAAAAGGGTATATAGTGGAGAGCAAACGGGGGGGCGGCGGCTACATCCGGATTCGCAGGGTGCGGCTGGCTTCCCCGGGGAGCGTCTACGATGTCCTCCTGCGCCAAATCGGCGAGTCGATCAGCCAGTCCCAGGCGGAGGACATCATCGATCGGCTTCGGGAGGAGGAGTTGATGACGCCCCGGGAGGCCCGACTGATGCGGCGCATCATCGCCCGCGACGTCATGCAGCTGCCGGTGCCTCTAAGGGATCAGGTTCGTGCCCGGATCATGCGCGCAATGGTAACCATCCTATTCGCGGGAAAAGGAGAGTGA
- a CDS encoding MgtC/SapB family protein, translating into MNSVWTLPYWETAFRLFMAAVLGGLIGWERERDAHPAGFRTHILVCLGSALIMLISIYGFSDFIKEENVRADPARLAAQVVSGIGFLGAGTILRHGLTVSGLTTAASLWVVAGIGLAVGAGYMFGAVLTTILALVSLELLNRMERLVVGRRRLAKIVVTVKDEPGKLGELASVLREIGAGIRKVTIDEEDPGDGRIKISFTIRLSEEISTTRIVEEVRRVKGVKGVRTG; encoded by the coding sequence ATGAACAGCGTGTGGACCCTTCCCTATTGGGAGACGGCCTTTCGTCTGTTCATGGCGGCGGTGCTCGGCGGTCTGATCGGCTGGGAACGGGAGAGGGATGCGCATCCGGCCGGTTTTCGGACGCACATTCTCGTCTGCCTCGGATCGGCGTTGATCATGCTGATCTCCATTTACGGATTTTCCGATTTCATTAAGGAGGAAAACGTGCGGGCCGATCCCGCCCGGCTGGCCGCCCAGGTGGTGAGCGGAATCGGCTTTTTGGGGGCGGGAACGATCCTCCGGCACGGGTTGACGGTGAGCGGGCTGACGACGGCGGCCTCGCTCTGGGTGGTGGCCGGCATCGGTCTGGCCGTTGGGGCCGGATACATGTTCGGCGCGGTGTTGACCACCATCCTGGCCCTGGTGAGCCTGGAGCTGTTGAACCGGATGGAAAGGCTTGTGGTCGGGCGCCGCCGTCTTGCAAAGATCGTGGTCACGGTCAAGGACGAGCCGGGAAAATTGGGAGAGCTCGCGTCCGTTTTGAGGGAAATCGGCGCCGGCATTCGCAAGGTGACCATCGATGAGGAAGATCCGGGGGATGGACGGATCAAGATCTCCTTCACGATCCGCCTTTCGGAGGAGATCTCCACGACGCGGATCGTGGAGGAGGTGCGCCGTGTAAAAGGCGTCAAAGGCGTGCGCACCGGATGA
- a CDS encoding HAD family hydrolase: MCCSEKTAIFDMDGTLFQSETVALPAFRRAFMRLREEGLYRGDPPSDGEIQSVFGMTQEEIWSRLLPEADEGTRKRADRWTLEEELAGLRRGEGRLYPGVAETLRRLKAEGWRLFIASNGLRSYLDGVLETFRLSPLFTGVYGAGDHGTETKEELVRMLMEEHGVTGGFMVGDRKSDVRAGKANGLKVIGCRYPGFTRFGREDELKDADVVVDRFPDILPVLLNRCGDPS, encoded by the coding sequence GTGTGCTGCAGCGAGAAAACCGCGATATTTGACATGGATGGGACGCTGTTTCAATCGGAAACGGTGGCCTTGCCCGCTTTCCGCCGGGCTTTCATGCGGCTGAGGGAGGAGGGGCTTTACCGGGGGGATCCCCCGTCCGACGGGGAGATCCAATCGGTGTTCGGAATGACCCAGGAGGAAATCTGGTCCCGCCTGTTGCCGGAGGCGGACGAGGGGACGAGGAAAAGGGCCGACCGCTGGACCCTGGAGGAGGAGCTGGCCGGTTTGCGGCGGGGAGAAGGCCGGCTGTATCCCGGGGTGGCCGAAACTTTGCGCCGCCTGAAGGCGGAAGGGTGGCGGCTGTTTATCGCCAGCAACGGGCTTCGCTCCTATCTCGACGGCGTGCTGGAAACCTTTCGCCTCAGCCCGCTCTTTACCGGCGTTTACGGGGCGGGGGACCACGGAACGGAAACCAAGGAAGAACTGGTGCGCATGTTGATGGAAGAGCACGGGGTCACCGGCGGGTTCATGGTGGGGGATCGGAAATCCGACGTCCGGGCGGGCAAGGCCAACGGCCTGAAGGTGATCGGTTGTCGTTATCCCGGATTCACCCGGTTCGGCCGGGAGGATGAATTGAAGGATGCCGATGTTGTGGTGGACCGGTTCCCGGACATTTTACCCGTCTTGTTGAACCGTTGCGGAGATCCATCCTGA
- a CDS encoding glycerophosphodiester phosphodiesterase translates to MKIRGVAHRGYPLRYPENTMSSFQAAYDLGFTHLEMDVHLSKDGIPVLMHDPTIDRMTDGEGWIKDYTLEELKRFRVGRNETIPTLEEALLFAKGKMTVKVELKQLGNLYPGMEETVLEVLKKTDMLDQVFISSFNHYAIANMRKLSSEVELGLIQWGSTPTVFPFMEEIRARYLSLRVEYLTDDFVERCRRSDIQLIVWPVNLEWQFDKAARYPSVLCVTDNLEHFKEMYEQRFQ, encoded by the coding sequence GTGAAAATAAGAGGCGTGGCACACCGGGGCTATCCCCTGCGATATCCGGAAAACACCATGTCTTCGTTTCAAGCCGCCTATGATCTCGGATTCACCCATCTTGAGATGGACGTCCATCTGAGCAAAGACGGTATTCCCGTCCTGATGCATGACCCGACAATCGACCGCATGACCGACGGGGAGGGCTGGATCAAGGATTACACTTTGGAGGAATTGAAACGGTTCCGCGTGGGGAGAAATGAAACGATTCCCACTTTGGAAGAGGCCCTGTTGTTTGCCAAAGGCAAAATGACCGTGAAAGTGGAGTTGAAGCAACTGGGAAACCTGTATCCGGGGATGGAGGAGACCGTGCTGGAGGTCCTCAAAAAAACGGACATGTTGGACCAGGTCTTCATTTCCTCCTTCAATCATTACGCCATCGCCAACATGCGCAAACTATCAAGCGAAGTGGAATTGGGGCTGATTCAATGGGGATCCACCCCCACTGTCTTTCCCTTTATGGAGGAGATCCGTGCCCGCTACCTGTCCCTCAGGGTCGAATATCTCACGGATGACTTCGTGGAGCGTTGCCGGAGGTCGGACATCCAGCTGATTGTGTGGCCGGTCAATCTAGAATGGCAGTTTGACAAGGCGGCACGATATCCTTCCGTGTTGTGCGTGACCGATAATTTGGAGCATTTCAAGGAAATGTATGAACAGCGATTTCAATAG
- a CDS encoding acyl-CoA dehydrogenase family protein, with product MISFQMTDEQRQMQRLARRFAEEEMRPVAPECDEQERFPREVYEKAHRAGLITYRFPEEYLGGGVDSLLTSCIISEELFWGCAGMATSFGVTALAAGLIHWFGTEEQKRRWLTFLCDPKQARLGAVCLTEPGAGSDFGAIRTRAIRRGDEWVINGRKCFITNGGIADLYLVFAKTKPEDGHNGVSLFLVPKDAPGISGGKKERKMGQRASHTGDVIFEDCRIPAEFLVGEENRGFFYAMKMLEHSRPIVGAAAVGVARAAYEYALDYAKRRVQFGRPIFHHQSISFMLADMRTKIDAARFLVWRAAELADRGESCALEGSMAKAYAAEMAMEVTTQAVQILGGYGYMRDFPVEKWMRDAKVLSIYEGTTQIQKLVMSRLM from the coding sequence ATGATTTCCTTTCAGATGACGGATGAGCAGCGTCAAATGCAGCGGCTGGCCCGCCGGTTCGCCGAAGAGGAGATGCGGCCGGTGGCCCCCGAGTGCGACGAGCAGGAACGCTTTCCCCGGGAGGTGTACGAAAAGGCCCACCGGGCCGGCCTCATCACCTACCGGTTTCCGGAGGAATACCTGGGAGGGGGCGTCGACAGCCTCCTCACCTCCTGCATCATCTCGGAGGAGTTGTTCTGGGGATGCGCCGGGATGGCCACTTCCTTCGGCGTGACCGCCCTGGCCGCCGGGCTGATCCACTGGTTCGGGACGGAGGAGCAGAAGCGAAGGTGGCTCACTTTCCTGTGCGATCCGAAGCAGGCCCGCCTCGGGGCCGTCTGCCTCACCGAGCCGGGGGCCGGCTCCGATTTCGGCGCCATCCGGACCCGGGCGATCCGGCGGGGGGACGAATGGGTCATAAATGGCCGGAAGTGCTTCATCACCAACGGGGGAATCGCCGATCTGTACCTGGTTTTCGCCAAAACGAAGCCGGAGGACGGCCACAACGGGGTTTCCCTCTTTCTCGTCCCGAAGGACGCGCCGGGCATTTCCGGGGGAAAAAAGGAGCGCAAGATGGGGCAGCGGGCTTCCCATACCGGCGACGTCATCTTTGAAGATTGCCGGATTCCCGCCGAATTCCTGGTGGGCGAGGAAAACCGGGGCTTTTTCTACGCGATGAAGATGCTGGAGCACTCCCGGCCCATCGTGGGGGCGGCGGCGGTGGGAGTGGCCCGGGCGGCCTACGAATACGCCCTGGATTACGCCAAGCGGCGCGTCCAGTTCGGCAGGCCCATTTTCCACCACCAGTCGATCTCCTTCATGCTCGCCGACATGCGCACCAAGATCGACGCCGCCCGGTTTCTGGTGTGGCGGGCCGCCGAGCTGGCGGACCGGGGCGAGTCCTGCGCCCTGGAGGGAAGCATGGCCAAGGCCTACGCCGCGGAGATGGCGATGGAGGTCACCACCCAGGCGGTGCAGATCCTCGGGGGATATGGCTACATGCGGGACTTCCCGGTGGAGAAGTGGATGCGCGACGCCAAGGTGCTCAGCATTTACGAGGGGACGACCCAGATCCAGAAGCTGGTCATGAGCCGTTTGATGTGA
- a CDS encoding CaiB/BaiF CoA transferase family protein: protein MEFRRQDFLKGMKVLDFSRYLPGPFATMRLADMGADVIKVEDPHIGDPARHLPPLAEETGRLFLLLNRNKRSLAIDVKTEAGREILHRLIPKVDVVVESFRPGVMARFGLDAETLRKIHPGLIYCSLTGYGQHGPMASRAGHDINYAAVTGLLDGIGTYGGPPSIPTVQVADLAGGMAAVEQILAAWVRRLRTGEGAVLDVSMTDVLHSWQVFPLALEQSGEKVTRGSHLLCGAMTAYHVYETADGRYVALGALEPKFWNRFCDAVGRPEWRDRGFSPPDDPSGLYREVAELFRSRNLEEWVRIGEEADCCLTPVLTLSEAVRSAQARERENFFALDHPTEGFQVMPNSGFLSSRDKREGNPVTPAPRRGEHTVEILQEMGFRREEIDRFMEEGIVEGGKSP from the coding sequence GTGGAATTCCGACGGCAGGATTTTCTCAAGGGGATGAAGGTGCTGGATTTCTCCCGCTACCTTCCCGGGCCCTTTGCCACCATGCGCCTGGCCGACATGGGGGCGGACGTGATCAAGGTGGAGGATCCCCACATCGGCGATCCGGCCCGCCATTTGCCCCCCCTTGCCGAGGAAACGGGTCGGCTCTTTCTTCTCCTGAACCGGAACAAGCGGAGCCTGGCGATCGACGTGAAGACGGAGGCGGGACGAGAGATCCTTCATCGCCTGATACCGAAGGTGGACGTGGTGGTGGAGAGCTTCCGGCCGGGCGTGATGGCCCGGTTCGGCCTGGATGCGGAGACGCTCCGCAAGATCCATCCCGGCCTGATCTACTGTTCCCTCACCGGATACGGCCAGCATGGCCCGATGGCTTCCCGGGCGGGCCACGACATCAATTACGCGGCCGTAACCGGTCTGTTGGACGGAATCGGAACGTATGGAGGTCCGCCGTCGATCCCCACGGTCCAGGTGGCCGACCTGGCCGGAGGCATGGCGGCCGTCGAACAGATCCTCGCCGCCTGGGTCCGCCGCCTGCGCACCGGCGAAGGGGCGGTCCTGGACGTGTCCATGACGGATGTTTTGCACAGCTGGCAGGTTTTTCCCCTCGCGTTGGAACAAAGCGGTGAGAAGGTCACCCGGGGCTCCCACCTTTTGTGCGGGGCGATGACCGCCTACCATGTGTATGAAACGGCGGACGGCCGTTACGTCGCCCTGGGGGCGCTGGAGCCCAAGTTTTGGAATCGTTTTTGCGACGCGGTGGGCCGTCCGGAATGGCGGGACCGGGGCTTTTCGCCCCCCGATGACCCGAGCGGATTGTACCGGGAAGTGGCGGAACTGTTTCGGAGCCGAAATTTGGAAGAGTGGGTCCGCATCGGCGAGGAGGCCGACTGCTGTCTCACGCCGGTCCTCACCCTTTCCGAAGCCGTCCGCTCCGCCCAGGCCCGGGAGCGGGAGAACTTTTTCGCGCTGGATCATCCGACGGAGGGATTTCAGGTGATGCCCAACAGCGGGTTTTTGTCCTCCCGCGACAAGCGGGAGGGAAATCCCGTGACGCCGGCTCCCCGGCGGGGGGAACACACCGTCGAAATTCTCCAGGAGATGGGCTTTCGCCGGGAGGAAATCGACCGCTTTATGGAGGAAGGCATCGTGGAGGGAGGAAAATCCCCATGA
- a CDS encoding thiolase family protein has translation MSSRDAVIIDAVRTPIGRKKGLLSRTRPDEMAAHVLSAIVERNGIKPEWVEDVKMGCVTQIDEQGFNIGRIAALIAGFPVEVCGVSSNRMCGSSLETLNQAAHEIMAGMGDLFIAAGVESMSRVPMGSDGGNFSSKLTDRYMIIPQGFSAEMIASQWGFTREELDRFSYESHQKALRAQREGWFDREIVPIDVVTEEGETVRMEKDETPRADTSLEKMAQLEPSFQADGVVTAGNSSQISDGAAAVLVASREKAEELGLKPRARIVATATAGVDPTIMLTGVIPCTEKVLKKAGLTMDDIDLFEVNEAFASVVLAWQKETGAPWEKVNVNGGAIALGHPLGASGARITATLLHEMERRKARYGLMTMCIGFGMAIATIIEREG, from the coding sequence GTGAGTTCGAGGGATGCTGTAATCATTGACGCCGTGCGGACGCCCATCGGCCGGAAAAAGGGGCTGCTGAGCCGGACCCGGCCGGACGAAATGGCGGCCCATGTGCTTTCCGCCATCGTGGAACGGAACGGGATCAAGCCGGAATGGGTGGAAGACGTGAAGATGGGCTGCGTCACGCAGATCGACGAACAGGGGTTCAACATCGGGCGGATCGCGGCTTTGATCGCCGGTTTCCCCGTGGAAGTTTGCGGGGTCAGTTCCAACCGGATGTGCGGTTCCAGCCTGGAGACCCTGAACCAGGCGGCCCACGAAATCATGGCCGGGATGGGCGACCTGTTCATCGCCGCCGGGGTGGAGAGCATGAGCCGCGTTCCGATGGGAAGCGACGGCGGAAACTTCAGCTCCAAGTTGACGGACCGGTACATGATCATTCCTCAGGGCTTCTCCGCGGAGATGATCGCCTCCCAATGGGGATTCACCCGGGAGGAGCTGGACCGGTTCTCCTATGAAAGCCATCAAAAGGCCCTGCGCGCCCAGCGGGAAGGATGGTTCGACCGGGAGATCGTTCCCATCGACGTGGTGACGGAGGAAGGGGAGACGGTCCGGATGGAGAAGGACGAGACGCCCCGGGCGGACACCAGCCTGGAAAAGATGGCGCAGCTTGAGCCCTCCTTCCAGGCGGACGGCGTGGTGACCGCCGGCAATTCCAGCCAGATTTCCGACGGAGCGGCGGCGGTGCTGGTCGCCTCCCGGGAAAAAGCGGAGGAGTTGGGGCTCAAGCCCCGGGCGCGGATCGTCGCCACCGCCACCGCCGGGGTGGATCCGACGATCATGTTGACCGGCGTCATTCCCTGCACGGAGAAGGTGCTGAAAAAGGCCGGCCTTACCATGGATGATATCGATCTGTTCGAAGTGAATGAAGCCTTTGCTTCGGTGGTGCTGGCCTGGCAGAAGGAAACCGGGGCCCCCTGGGAGAAGGTGAACGTCAACGGCGGAGCGATCGCCCTGGGCCATCCGCTGGGGGCGAGCGGCGCCCGCATCACCGCCACGCTTTTGCACGAAATGGAGCGGCGCAAAGCCCGTTATGGATTGATGACCATGTGCATCGGCTTCGGCATGGCGATCGCCACCATCATCGAGCGGGAAGGGTGA
- a CDS encoding SDR family NAD(P)-dependent oxidoreductase — translation MTYSLEGKVALVTGASRGLGRADALALARAGADVVITDILLESIDDDETAQKYGPMSQVMKSTGVVYAEKTAEEIRKMGRRSMAIRMDVTDRDQVNEVFQKVKEEMGGIHILVNNAATLDHVSRIEYQNDEFWERDLRVNLTGAYNCTKAVWPIMKEQNWGRIINMASVAGTIGGFGQASYSTTKAGIIGFTKSMALEGARYNITVNAIVPGIVNTEAFQMIDPKMRERMIQRTAFKRPGEPEDIANAICFLASNHAKYITGIELYVSGGIELFTF, via the coding sequence ATGACCTATTCTCTGGAAGGAAAAGTGGCATTGGTCACGGGAGCTTCCCGCGGGTTGGGACGGGCCGACGCGCTGGCCCTGGCCCGGGCGGGAGCCGACGTGGTGATCACCGACATTTTGCTGGAAAGCATCGATGACGACGAAACGGCGCAAAAATACGGGCCGATGAGCCAGGTGATGAAGTCGACCGGGGTCGTCTACGCCGAAAAAACGGCGGAAGAGATCCGCAAAATGGGGCGCCGTTCGATGGCCATCCGGATGGACGTCACCGACCGCGACCAGGTGAACGAGGTATTCCAGAAAGTGAAGGAAGAGATGGGCGGCATCCACATCCTTGTCAACAACGCCGCCACCCTGGACCACGTCTCCCGCATCGAGTACCAGAATGACGAGTTCTGGGAAAGGGATCTGAGGGTGAACCTGACGGGGGCCTACAACTGCACCAAGGCGGTCTGGCCGATCATGAAGGAGCAAAACTGGGGGAGGATCATCAACATGGCCTCCGTCGCCGGAACCATCGGCGGTTTCGGGCAAGCCAGCTATTCCACGACCAAGGCGGGAATCATCGGTTTCACCAAGAGCATGGCCCTGGAAGGCGCCCGCTACAACATCACCGTGAACGCGATCGTTCCCGGCATTGTCAACACGGAAGCCTTCCAGATGATCGATCCCAAGATGCGGGAGCGGATGATCCAGCGCACCGCCTTCAAGCGTCCCGGCGAACCGGAGGACATCGCCAATGCCATCTGTTTTCTCGCATCGAACCACGCCAAGTACATCACCGGCATCGAGCTTTATGTGTCCGGCGGAATTGAACTGTTCACCTTCTGA
- a CDS encoding ABC transporter ATP-binding protein: MTQTLEMPSSPRTETVPSDKEVVIDCQDVSKHFYEPVEGSRSWRNLFLGERRLIRAVNQVSFRVYRGEIFGLLGSNGSGKSTMIRLIATLLFPDEGKLTVFGKDVVRHQHEVRRRINRVSVEASFFKKLSSVENLRYTARLYGLSAEEGERRALKILRRLGISERKSRVPLENLSRGMQQKVAIARALMTDPELVLLDEPTTGLDPKSKRDVQEFLLEVKKSGQTTMILTSHDMDEAEKLCDRIAIISKGSLIALDTPEGLKRQTGASTMEEVFFRCTGMEWEDALADEDDE; the protein is encoded by the coding sequence ATGACGCAAACCCTGGAAATGCCCTCTTCGCCCCGGACCGAAACCGTGCCGTCCGACAAAGAGGTGGTGATCGATTGCCAAGACGTGTCCAAACACTTCTACGAACCCGTGGAGGGAAGCCGCTCCTGGCGCAACCTGTTTCTCGGCGAACGCCGGTTGATCCGGGCGGTGAATCAGGTCTCTTTCCGGGTTTACCGGGGGGAGATCTTCGGTCTCCTCGGCTCGAACGGGTCCGGAAAATCGACCATGATCCGCCTGATCGCCACCCTCCTCTTCCCCGACGAGGGGAAGCTTACGGTGTTCGGCAAGGATGTGGTCCGGCACCAGCATGAGGTGCGCCGCCGCATCAACCGGGTGTCGGTGGAGGCCTCCTTTTTCAAGAAGTTGTCCTCCGTGGAAAACCTTCGCTACACCGCGCGCCTCTACGGCCTGTCCGCCGAGGAGGGGGAGCGGCGGGCGCTGAAAATCCTGCGGCGGCTGGGGATATCGGAACGGAAATCCCGCGTGCCCCTGGAAAACCTCTCCCGGGGGATGCAGCAAAAGGTGGCGATCGCCCGGGCCCTGATGACCGATCCGGAACTGGTGCTTCTGGACGAGCCGACCACCGGACTGGATCCCAAATCGAAGCGGGACGTCCAGGAGTTCCTGCTGGAGGTGAAAAAGAGCGGCCAAACCACGATGATTCTGACCAGCCACGACATGGACGAAGCGGAAAAGCTGTGCGATCGCATCGCCATCATCAGCAAGGGATCGCTGATCGCCCTGGACACTCCGGAAGGGCTGAAACGACAGACCGGAGCCTCCACGATGGAGGAAGTCTTTTTCCGATGTACCGGAATGGAATGGGAGGATGCACTGGCCGATGAAGACGATGAATGA
- a CDS encoding ABC transporter permease, giving the protein MKTMNELGALVAFVERSFRLVRRYLAWEVVFLFYNIINTLTIGLIGYTAEPEARGETVLFLVIGALCWGFMAVLFEEVANTITWERWEGTIEYTFMAPIRRITHLFGTCLFAILYGLVRTIAVLIAVAFFFDLPLQQANLLGALAAVAAAGPAFMGLGLIAAVLPLLSPERGTQATHIIQGVILLVSGIYYPVSVLPDWLQPLSLVSPGTYALEAARAALLKGAGVPELLPDLLLLLGLGAILIPLGLWIFSVAERYAMRTGKLKRSG; this is encoded by the coding sequence ATGAAGACGATGAATGAACTGGGCGCCTTGGTCGCCTTCGTCGAACGCAGTTTTCGCCTCGTCAGGCGGTATCTCGCCTGGGAGGTGGTTTTCCTCTTCTATAACATCATCAACACCTTGACCATCGGATTGATCGGATACACCGCAGAGCCCGAAGCCCGGGGAGAGACCGTCCTCTTCCTGGTGATCGGCGCCCTCTGCTGGGGATTCATGGCGGTCCTTTTCGAGGAAGTGGCCAACACCATCACCTGGGAGCGGTGGGAGGGGACGATCGAGTACACCTTCATGGCCCCGATCCGCAGGATCACCCATCTGTTCGGAACCTGCCTCTTCGCCATCCTTTACGGCCTCGTGCGGACCATCGCCGTCCTGATCGCCGTCGCCTTCTTTTTCGACCTGCCCCTTCAGCAGGCCAACCTGCTGGGCGCCCTGGCGGCAGTCGCCGCCGCCGGTCCCGCCTTCATGGGCCTGGGGCTGATCGCCGCCGTGCTGCCCCTTCTCTCCCCCGAGCGGGGAACGCAGGCAACCCACATCATTCAGGGAGTGATCCTGTTGGTCTCCGGCATCTACTACCCGGTGTCGGTCCTTCCCGACTGGCTCCAGCCTCTGTCCCTCGTATCACCGGGAACCTACGCCCTCGAGGCGGCCCGGGCCGCCCTGCTGAAGGGGGCGGGAGTGCCCGAACTGCTTCCCGATCTCCTGCTGCTCCTCGGTTTGGGAGCGATCCTCATCCCCCTTGGACTGTGGATTTTTTCCGTCGCCGAACGGTACGCGATGCGGACCGGAAAACTGAAGCGGAGCGGATGA
- a CDS encoding SCO family protein yields MKDRRKQLKRIAWFGGIGLFAAVLIWKALDVANCFPGGGPAASSENPESEAEIAWEVPEFEAVDQDGKPFKLSDLKGKVWLADFVFTNCNTVCPPMTANMALLQKRLKFEGLDVEIVSFSVDPERDDQKAIHKFAEQHDVDFSNWHFLTGYPFEKVQKLSRETFKADVQMDPESDQVIHGTQFYLVDQSGKIRKIYNGIKLDDDEIVQDVKEMLGK; encoded by the coding sequence ATGAAAGACCGCCGCAAACAGTTGAAGCGGATCGCATGGTTCGGCGGAATCGGTCTCTTCGCGGCTGTTCTCATATGGAAGGCGTTGGACGTCGCCAATTGTTTCCCCGGCGGAGGTCCCGCCGCCTCCAGTGAGAACCCGGAAAGCGAAGCGGAGATCGCGTGGGAGGTTCCGGAGTTCGAAGCGGTGGACCAGGACGGAAAGCCCTTCAAGCTGTCCGATCTGAAGGGCAAGGTGTGGCTCGCCGATTTCGTCTTCACCAATTGCAACACCGTCTGTCCCCCGATGACGGCCAACATGGCGCTCCTCCAGAAGCGGCTGAAATTTGAAGGGCTGGATGTGGAGATCGTTTCCTTCAGCGTCGATCCGGAGCGGGACGATCAAAAGGCGATCCACAAGTTCGCCGAGCAGCACGACGTGGATTTCTCCAACTGGCATTTCCTCACGGGCTATCCCTTCGAGAAGGTCCAAAAGTTGTCGCGGGAAACCTTCAAAGCGGATGTCCAGATGGATCCCGAATCGGATCAGGTCATCCACGGCACCCAATTTTATCTCGTCGATCAGTCCGGAAAGATTCGGAAGATCTACAACGGAATCAAGCTGGACGACGATGAGATCGTGCAAGACGTCAAGGAAATGCTCGGAAAATGA